Proteins from a genomic interval of Candidatus Paceibacterota bacterium:
- a CDS encoding tyrosine-type recombinase/integrase: MRTDMTQRYRKFKRAWGMYYAYDNLTGNSVSLKTRVKAEAEQKLNAMNEAERQPGISLGLARVYINATDPKLATRTWQEVMDHIVEKKTGGSRARWELAIRDKNFDCLRKLKVAETRAEHFDRALAGGRVSTNMFLRRIHNHALGMEWLLKSVIPRMQWPRFVFKPKRAITAAEHAAIVARERNPERRDFYELLWHTGASQSDAACLTANDVDWERRTICYSRKKLKSRGAAISPALIRFGEEVAALLRRRPQSGPLFPYLRTVRPGDRATEFRQRCAGLDISGVTLHSYRYSWAERALKCGYPERFAQQALGHKSMAVHHAYSKRAEVTVPSLDDWEKKWKEDPAAVQQPKVVAVDFQAKPAAPETNQAQAPESAQAQAG, encoded by the coding sequence ATGAGAACGGATATGACTCAACGGTATCGGAAATTCAAACGCGCCTGGGGCATGTATTACGCGTATGACAACCTCACGGGCAACTCGGTCAGCCTCAAGACCCGCGTCAAGGCCGAGGCGGAACAGAAGCTCAACGCGATGAACGAGGCGGAGCGCCAGCCCGGCATCAGCCTCGGCCTGGCTCGCGTTTACATCAACGCCACGGACCCGAAGCTCGCCACCAGGACCTGGCAGGAGGTGATGGATCACATCGTCGAAAAGAAGACCGGCGGCAGCCGTGCGCGCTGGGAGTTGGCTATTCGAGACAAGAACTTCGACTGCCTCCGCAAGCTCAAGGTCGCTGAGACCCGGGCCGAGCACTTCGATCGCGCCCTGGCCGGCGGCAGAGTTTCAACCAACATGTTCCTGCGCCGCATTCACAACCACGCCCTTGGCATGGAGTGGCTCCTCAAATCCGTCATCCCGCGCATGCAATGGCCCCGATTCGTCTTCAAGCCGAAACGCGCCATCACCGCCGCCGAGCACGCCGCCATCGTGGCGCGCGAGCGTAACCCCGAACGCCGCGACTTCTACGAGCTGCTCTGGCACACCGGCGCCTCGCAATCGGACGCCGCCTGCCTGACGGCCAATGACGTTGACTGGGAGCGCCGCACCATTTGCTACTCGCGCAAGAAGCTCAAATCCCGCGGGGCCGCCATCAGTCCGGCGCTGATCCGGTTTGGCGAGGAGGTCGCCGCCCTTCTGCGGCGTCGCCCGCAGTCCGGCCCGCTCTTCCCCTACCTGCGCACGGTGCGACCGGGCGACCGGGCCACGGAGTTCAGGCAGCGCTGCGCGGGATTGGACATCAGCGGCGTGACGTTGCACTCGTACCGCTATTCGTGGGCCGAGCGTGCGCTTAAGTGCGGCTACCCCGAGCGTTTCGCGCAGCAGGCCCTGGGGCACAAGTCGATGGCGGTGCATCACGCCTACTCCAAACGCGCTGAAGTAACCGTGCCTTCGCTCGACGATTGGGAGAAGAAGTGGAAGGAAGACCCGGCCGCCGTGCAGCAGCCGAAAGTAGTAGCGGTGGACTTCCAAGCCAAACCCGCCGCCCCCGAAACGAATCAGGCCCAGGCGCCCGAAAGCGCCCAGGCCCAAGCCGGGTGA
- a CDS encoding coat protein, giving the protein MAKTLVADVIIPTEFEKYAIERTAELSRFGESGIIEMAPEFDTLAQGGGREVKMPFWKDLTATRQLLNDSASLTVNKIAADTDIARIHNDAQVWSVNHLAKVVSGDDPMGAIVDLVGAYWARTDESLVISCLKGMFGAASMAGNLLAIHSESVAGTTSSTKLNGATFVDACAKLGDAASRLTAVAMHSATEAALKKLDLIDFLPDSEGKPSLASFQGRRVVVDDSLPTRAGTTDGTVYTTYLFGQGAFAKGVAPLSGTPLQGGFGTEGVELARVPLDSDTVLINRRRYILHPRGVKFTSASVAGDSPTAAELETAANWVRVWENKNVRLVAITHNN; this is encoded by the coding sequence ATGGCTAAGACGTTAGTGGCGGATGTGATCATCCCCACAGAGTTCGAGAAATACGCCATTGAGCGGACGGCTGAGCTGTCGCGCTTTGGCGAGTCGGGCATTATCGAGATGGCGCCCGAGTTTGACACATTGGCGCAGGGGGGCGGTCGTGAGGTGAAGATGCCGTTCTGGAAGGACCTGACTGCGACCCGACAGTTGCTCAACGATTCGGCGTCGCTGACGGTGAACAAGATCGCGGCGGACACCGACATCGCGCGCATCCACAACGATGCGCAGGTGTGGTCGGTCAACCACCTGGCCAAGGTGGTATCGGGCGATGATCCGATGGGTGCGATCGTGGACCTGGTCGGCGCCTACTGGGCGCGAACGGATGAGTCGCTGGTGATCTCCTGCCTGAAGGGCATGTTCGGTGCCGCTTCCATGGCGGGCAATCTGCTCGCGATTCATTCTGAATCGGTGGCAGGCACCACTTCCTCGACCAAGCTCAACGGTGCGACCTTCGTCGATGCTTGCGCTAAGCTCGGCGATGCGGCCAGCAGGCTGACGGCCGTGGCGATGCACTCGGCTACCGAGGCGGCACTGAAGAAGCTGGATCTGATCGACTTCCTGCCCGACAGCGAAGGCAAGCCGAGTCTGGCCAGCTTCCAGGGCCGGCGCGTGGTCGTTGATGACAGCTTGCCGACGCGAGCTGGCACCACTGATGGCACGGTTTACACGACCTACCTGTTCGGTCAGGGCGCGTTCGCCAAAGGTGTTGCTCCGCTGAGTGGCACGCCGCTGCAAGGTGGCTTCGGCACTGAGGGTGTGGAACTGGCGCGCGTGCCGCTGGACAGCGACACGGTCCTCATCAACCGCCGGCGCTACATCCTGCATCCCCGCGGTGTGAAGTTCACCAGCGCTTCTGTGGCTGGTGACTCGCCCACTGCGGCGGAGTTGGAAACGGCCGCGAACTGGGTGCGCGTTTGGGAAAACAAGAACGTGCGCTTGGTCGCAATCACCCACAACAACTGA
- a CDS encoding leucine-rich repeat domain-containing protein, translating into MKTLLKAFQPLAVFYTLTLLSWPTPLAAQAEDFTWRTNNGTITILRYIGPGGAVTIPSTITYLPVVTIADYAFNSCLTLTTVTIPDTVTSLGYNSFSGCRNLTNVTLGASVTNIGEAAFYYCFSLRAVIIPSSVTTIRTHAFSWCTNLNSVTISNGLKTIEGSAFDYCTGLTNVTIPNSVTGIGLGAFTRCASLITATIGDGIVTIGGNAFAFCTNLTHITIGSSLTSIENYAFYSCTNLTGLYFKGAAPTLGSGVFTGDDNATVYYLPGTTNWGSTFGGRPTALWRPQIQASDASFGVRTNQFGFNIAWASGMSIAVDACTNLATPDWVPLQTNTLTADTFYFSDPDWADHPRRFYRVRWP; encoded by the coding sequence ATGAAGACGCTGCTCAAGGCATTCCAGCCCTTGGCAGTGTTCTACACCCTCACCTTGCTCTCGTGGCCCACGCCGCTGGCCGCGCAGGCTGAAGACTTCACTTGGCGGACCAATAATGGCACGATCACGATCCTGCGATACATCGGCCCCGGCGGTGCGGTGACCATCCCCAGTACGATCACCTACCTGCCCGTCGTCACCATCGCCGATTATGCGTTCAATTCCTGCCTCACCCTCACCACCGTCACGATCCCGGACACCGTCACCAGCCTCGGGTACAATTCCTTCAGTGGGTGCCGCAACCTGACCAACGTCACCCTTGGCGCCAGCGTCACCAACATCGGAGAAGCCGCGTTTTATTACTGTTTCAGCCTCCGCGCCGTCATCATTCCCAGCAGCGTGACCACGATCAGAACCCACGCATTCTCCTGGTGCACCAACCTGAACAGCGTCACGATCAGCAACGGGCTCAAGACCATCGAAGGCTCTGCCTTCGACTATTGCACCGGCTTGACCAATGTAACCATCCCCAACAGTGTCACCGGTATCGGCCTCGGTGCCTTCACCCGGTGCGCCAGCCTGATCACAGCCACGATCGGCGACGGCATCGTCACCATTGGCGGCAATGCGTTCGCGTTTTGCACGAATCTCACCCACATCACCATCGGCAGTAGTCTCACCAGCATCGAGAACTACGCCTTCTATTCCTGCACCAACCTGACAGGACTCTATTTCAAGGGTGCTGCTCCCACCCTTGGTTCGGGTGTGTTCACCGGTGATGACAATGCGACCGTCTACTACCTGCCGGGCACAACAAACTGGGGTTCCACGTTCGGCGGCCGTCCGACCGCCCTCTGGCGACCGCAGATTCAGGCCAGCGACGCCAGCTTCGGCGTGCGCACCAATCAATTCGGCTTCAACATCGCGTGGGCCAGCGGCATGAGCATCGCGGTGGACGCTTGCACGAACCTTGCCACCCCCGATTGGGTTCCCCTGCAAACCAACACGCTCACCGCTGACACCTTCTACTTCAGCGACCCCGACTGGGCCGATCATCCGCGCCGCTTCTACCGCGTGCGCTGGCCGTGA
- a CDS encoding AAA family ATPase, protein MEIKTYDPSEQVDIAVDLGVLPPPLPEIEFLREFSASVPVPPPQVIEGILHRGCKMILGGTSKSNKSWCLLDLAISVASGESWWGRRCTKMPVVYINFELHRWSIGQRINALAGARPECKGLGDTLALWNLRGRNADLTLLRPKLEEQLARHQFGLIILDPAYKLLGDRDENANGEIASLMNEFEALAQSSGAAVVVAHHFAKGDSSAKHAIDRMSGAGAWARDPDSILVLTPHEEPDCFTVSTVLRNLPQVDEFVVEWDYPLMRLAPELNPSALRRPQSKNKVCSDREFVEAVISSEGKAFTTIVSDAKAALKMSPRTTATYLKRLVAKGLIRSGGGLYWAPGQ, encoded by the coding sequence ATGGAGATCAAGACATACGACCCTTCTGAACAGGTGGACATCGCGGTTGACCTGGGCGTTCTGCCGCCGCCGCTGCCGGAGATTGAGTTTCTGCGCGAGTTTTCGGCGAGCGTGCCGGTGCCGCCGCCGCAGGTGATCGAGGGCATCCTGCACCGCGGGTGCAAGATGATCCTCGGGGGCACCAGCAAGAGCAACAAGTCCTGGTGTCTGCTCGACCTGGCCATCAGCGTCGCCAGCGGCGAGAGCTGGTGGGGTCGGCGCTGCACCAAGATGCCGGTCGTCTATATCAACTTCGAGCTGCACCGATGGTCCATCGGGCAGCGCATCAACGCGCTGGCCGGCGCCAGGCCGGAGTGCAAGGGTCTCGGGGACACGCTTGCGCTGTGGAACCTTCGGGGCCGCAACGCGGATCTGACCCTCCTCCGGCCGAAGCTGGAGGAGCAGCTCGCCCGGCACCAGTTCGGGCTGATCATCCTCGACCCCGCCTACAAGTTGCTCGGCGACCGTGACGAGAACGCCAACGGCGAGATCGCCAGCCTGATGAATGAGTTTGAGGCGCTGGCCCAGTCGTCCGGGGCTGCGGTGGTGGTCGCCCACCATTTCGCCAAGGGCGACAGCTCGGCCAAGCACGCGATTGACCGGATGAGCGGGGCCGGGGCCTGGGCGCGTGACCCTGACAGCATCCTCGTGCTCACCCCGCACGAGGAGCCGGACTGCTTCACCGTCAGCACCGTGTTGCGCAACCTGCCCCAGGTGGACGAGTTCGTCGTCGAGTGGGATTACCCCCTGATGCGCCTGGCGCCTGAGCTTAATCCCAGCGCCCTGCGCCGGCCCCAGTCCAAGAACAAGGTGTGTTCGGACAGGGAGTTTGTTGAGGCGGTGATTAGCTCGGAGGGCAAGGCCTTCACCACCATCGTGAGTGACGCCAAGGCCGCACTGAAGATGAGTCCGAGGACCACTGCCACCTACCTGAAGCGGTTGGTTGCCAAGGGCTTAATCCGGTCAGGCGGGGGACTTTACTGGGCACCAGGGCAGTGA
- a CDS encoding terminase family protein translates to MTELERYFEVGRSVGCPPDQMDNFERAGVILQERQLAASAAARLCDRADGPTAVGYGGARGGGKSHWLLAQMGADDCQRVPELKCLLLRKVGKANMEHFEDLRRRLFGGLKHDFSAYRGVLTFGNGSRIIAGHFQAEKDIDAYLGLEYDVIGIEEATTLSSRKHQDITTCCRTSKPNWRPRIYSTTNPGGIGHAWYRMRFVQPFMDKRERETRFVPARVTDSAFNNPEYQRVLEGLSGWQRRAWLDGDWDLAAGQYFTMFRRDVHVVADFDESRAREWFCALDYGFAHYTVVLLGCTDGDGNIFVVDEHAERLWLPQRHAAAVKAMLARHGLTVEQLRRFVAGTDVFSRQSDGTTIAAQYGREGITLRPANMDRVNGWAELLQRLGDPEGKISPRLFIHRRCGRLVETLPSLQHDPNRPEDVLKVDADEEGVGGDDAADALRYLVATKSRTVTQRKLRGL, encoded by the coding sequence ATGACTGAGCTGGAGCGCTACTTTGAGGTCGGCCGGTCGGTGGGATGCCCGCCGGACCAGATGGACAACTTCGAGCGGGCTGGCGTCATCCTGCAGGAGCGCCAGCTCGCCGCCTCGGCGGCGGCGCGGCTGTGTGACCGGGCCGACGGGCCGACGGCCGTCGGCTACGGCGGGGCCCGGGGCGGCGGCAAGAGCCATTGGCTCTTGGCACAGATGGGCGCTGACGACTGTCAGCGCGTGCCGGAGTTGAAATGCCTGCTGCTGCGAAAGGTTGGCAAAGCCAACATGGAGCACTTCGAGGACCTGCGGCGCCGGCTCTTCGGCGGGTTGAAGCATGACTTCTCCGCCTACCGTGGGGTTCTGACCTTCGGGAATGGGTCGCGTATCATCGCGGGCCATTTCCAGGCCGAGAAGGACATTGATGCCTACCTTGGCCTGGAGTACGACGTCATCGGGATTGAGGAGGCAACAACCTTGTCCAGCCGCAAGCACCAGGACATCACGACCTGCTGCCGGACCAGCAAGCCGAACTGGCGCCCGCGCATCTACTCAACGACCAATCCTGGAGGGATTGGTCATGCGTGGTACCGGATGAGGTTCGTGCAGCCATTCATGGACAAGCGGGAGCGGGAGACACGGTTCGTGCCGGCTCGCGTGACCGATAGCGCGTTCAACAACCCGGAATATCAACGGGTGCTGGAGGGTTTGAGTGGCTGGCAGCGTCGGGCCTGGCTGGATGGTGACTGGGATCTGGCCGCGGGCCAGTACTTCACGATGTTCCGGCGCGACGTTCACGTAGTCGCCGATTTCGACGAGTCCAGGGCGCGGGAGTGGTTCTGTGCGTTGGATTACGGCTTTGCCCACTACACCGTTGTCCTGCTCGGCTGCACGGATGGTGACGGCAACATCTTTGTTGTCGATGAGCATGCCGAACGGCTTTGGCTGCCGCAGCGGCACGCGGCGGCGGTTAAGGCCATGCTGGCACGGCATGGCCTGACCGTGGAGCAGCTCCGCCGGTTCGTGGCGGGCACGGATGTCTTTAGCCGGCAGAGTGATGGGACGACCATCGCAGCCCAGTACGGGCGGGAGGGAATCACCCTCCGGCCTGCGAATATGGACCGGGTCAACGGTTGGGCAGAGTTATTGCAGCGGTTGGGCGACCCTGAGGGGAAAATTTCGCCCCGTTTGTTCATCCACCGGCGATGCGGGCGCCTGGTGGAGACGCTGCCCAGCCTCCAGCACGATCCGAACCGGCCTGAGGACGTGCTGAAGGTCGATGCGGACGAGGAGGGCGTCGGCGGCGACGATGCCGCCGACGCGCTTCGGTATCTGGTCGCGACGAAGTCGCGGACGGTCACGCAACGCAAGTTGCGTGGGCTGTGA